A region from the Nitrospinota bacterium genome encodes:
- a CDS encoding SH3 domain-containing protein yields MAWFLSDDLAVVPLTSESPPVVQIIKTEPPVKKSEEYFSTIYVGAQVANLRKNPSLTSDTIKKLKPGQRLTQVNRSGDWLQVLADGTGIRPGWVHTSLVEKTNPLPKPTQLQVVKVSKTEPSENKPSGDFSTTYAKSQLVNVHKDSSLTSHTIEKISTEQQLTQGSRSSDWLQVLEDGVENKLGWVHSLLASKTEPLPKTTQPQVVKVSKTEPSINKPSGDFSTAYAKGQLVSLRKDPSLPSHTIKKISTEQQLTQGSRSSDWLQVLEDGVENKLGWVHSLLASKTEPLPKTTQPQVVKVSKTEPSINKPSGDFPVIYVRGQFLNLRKDPSLTSHTIRKLKKGQRLTQLSRSENWLQVLEYGAEDRPGWVHTSLVAKILPPPSIKAPSEQKAFKMFRISFDQYNTNIKKLKGMHFFNDVEYVNQGVIQITATDILLSAPKKYKEKYLIALMEMWLEVRETTQPATVRIVDKNGHLRLQEVQNQ; encoded by the coding sequence GTGGCATGGTTTCTGAGTGATGATCTTGCCGTTGTTCCTCTCACTTCAGAATCCCCTCCCGTGGTGCAAATTATTAAAACGGAGCCTCCCGTAAAAAAGTCCGAGGAATATTTTTCGACAATCTATGTTGGAGCGCAGGTTGCCAATTTGCGGAAAAACCCCTCCCTCACGTCTGACACGATCAAAAAATTAAAACCAGGACAACGATTGACTCAAGTGAACCGTTCTGGCGATTGGCTCCAGGTTCTGGCGGATGGCACAGGGATCAGGCCAGGCTGGGTTCATACCTCGCTGGTAGAAAAAACTAATCCTCTTCCAAAACCCACCCAACTCCAAGTGGTGAAAGTTAGTAAAACGGAGCCCTCTGAAAATAAACCCAGTGGAGATTTTTCGACAACCTATGCCAAAAGCCAGCTTGTCAATGTGCATAAAGATTCATCACTCACGTCTCATACGATTGAGAAAATAAGTACGGAACAACAATTGACCCAAGGGAGCCGTTCGAGCGATTGGCTTCAGGTTCTGGAAGATGGCGTGGAAAACAAGCTCGGCTGGGTTCACTCCTTGCTGGCTTCAAAAACTGAACCGCTTCCCAAAACCACCCAACCCCAAGTGGTGAAAGTTAGTAAAACGGAGCCCTCTATAAATAAACCCAGTGGAGATTTTTCGACAGCCTATGCCAAGGGCCAGCTTGTCAGTTTACGAAAAGATCCATCACTCCCGTCTCATACCATTAAGAAAATAAGTACGGAACAACAATTGACCCAAGGGAGCCGTTCGAGCGATTGGCTTCAGGTTCTGGAAGATGGCGTGGAAAACAAGCTCGGCTGGGTCCACTCCTTGCTGGCTTCAAAAACTGAACCGCTTCCCAAAACCACCCAACCCCAAGTGGTGAAGGTTAGTAAAACGGAGCCCTCTATAAATAAACCCAGTGGAGATTTTCCGGTAATTTATGTCAGGGGCCAGTTTCTCAATTTACGGAAAGATCCCTCACTCACGTCTCATACAATCAGGAAACTAAAAAAGGGCCAACGATTGACTCAGTTGAGCCGTTCCGAGAATTGGCTCCAGGTTCTGGAATATGGCGCGGAGGACAGGCCAGGCTGGGTTCATACCTCGCTGGTTGCAAAAATATTACCCCCGCCATCGATCAAAGCTCCTTCTGAACAGAAGGCTTTTAAAATGTTTCGCATATCCTTTGATCAATACAATACCAACATCAAAAAACTAAAAGGAATGCATTTCTTTAATGATGTCGAATATGTGAACCAAGGAGTCATTCAGATAACCGCAACCGACATTTTACTTT
- a CDS encoding tetratricopeptide repeat protein: MAPNDPEYAMALDNLAEFYWSQKDFSSAKPLYAQSIKIQESLLGSAHPRLSPTLERLVEYHRSQKEYDEMEPFLLQLIKIQEKALGPYHPDLVSVINQTAEVYRLQKDPAKLQPMLEWLLKIHEKSDHPDLILIMQELAQVYRAQDEKVLLEPMLIRLLELQEKTLDPKHPDLFETTTSLSELYQGKGNQERARSLLIKMLNIKENTLGPNHIELAPLVTKVADSFLDSGDFSQAEVYYRQLWKIAKNSSTPQPLLKAFVLHHLADIQMQRGNPLSAEPYYRQALSLYEKSLGTEPLQVATVLNSLGDIFSSQGNFSSAEPFYLRSLDIREQLLGSEHPDVVSLLDNLGYVYGVSRFYDRAEFYYQKSLQIKEKVFGPNHLEIVKTLDGLAEVYKQNKKLEKIEPLYQRALKIREKSLGPFHLKVAESLKKLAEWYRHIGKLPESVVLYQRASDIIKKSNQP; encoded by the coding sequence TTGGCTCCCAACGATCCCGAATACGCGATGGCACTGGACAATCTGGCAGAATTCTATTGGTCACAGAAAGATTTTTCATCCGCCAAACCACTCTACGCACAATCCATAAAAATCCAGGAGTCCCTCCTGGGTTCAGCGCACCCGCGGTTATCACCCACTCTTGAACGTCTTGTGGAATACCATCGATCGCAGAAAGAATATGATGAGATGGAGCCTTTTCTTCTGCAACTTATAAAAATTCAAGAGAAGGCTCTGGGTCCTTATCATCCCGACTTGGTTTCCGTAATTAATCAAACAGCCGAAGTTTATCGGCTCCAGAAAGATCCTGCCAAATTACAGCCTATGCTGGAGTGGCTCCTTAAGATTCATGAAAAATCCGATCATCCTGACCTGATTCTCATAATGCAGGAATTGGCTCAAGTATATCGTGCTCAAGATGAAAAAGTTCTCTTAGAACCCATGCTCATTCGTTTGTTGGAATTACAGGAAAAAACCCTGGACCCAAAACACCCGGATCTTTTTGAGACGACCACCAGCTTATCCGAGCTTTACCAGGGAAAAGGAAACCAGGAGCGGGCCAGGTCCTTATTGATAAAGATGCTGAATATAAAAGAAAATACTCTGGGTCCCAATCACATCGAACTCGCTCCCCTGGTCACCAAGGTAGCGGATTCTTTCCTCGACTCTGGAGATTTTTCTCAGGCAGAGGTTTATTACCGACAATTGTGGAAGATTGCCAAAAATTCTTCCACCCCTCAGCCCCTTCTCAAGGCTTTTGTCCTGCATCATCTTGCTGACATTCAAATGCAACGGGGAAACCCCTTGAGCGCCGAACCTTATTACAGGCAAGCGTTATCTCTTTACGAAAAATCTCTGGGTACCGAGCCTCTTCAGGTTGCTACTGTTCTCAACAGTTTGGGGGATATATTCAGCTCCCAGGGAAATTTTTCCAGTGCTGAACCATTTTATCTCCGTTCGCTGGATATCCGGGAACAATTACTGGGCTCTGAGCATCCAGATGTGGTGAGCCTCCTGGATAACCTTGGTTATGTCTATGGAGTCAGCCGGTTCTATGACCGTGCGGAGTTTTATTACCAAAAGTCGCTGCAAATTAAGGAGAAAGTTTTTGGACCGAATCATCTGGAAATTGTCAAGACACTCGATGGCCTGGCAGAGGTCTATAAGCAAAATAAGAAGCTTGAGAAGATAGAGCCTCTTTACCAAAGAGCGTTGAAAATTCGGGAAAAGTCCCTGGGCCCCTTTCACCTGAAGGTAGCAGAATCTTTGAAAAAACTTGCTGAATGGTACCGCCATATAGGCAAATTACCTGAGTCCGTTGTTCTTTACCAAAGGGCATCAGACATTATCAAAAAATCTAATCAACCTTGA